From Syngnathus typhle isolate RoL2023-S1 ecotype Sweden linkage group LG5, RoL_Styp_1.0, whole genome shotgun sequence:
ATGgaacaaaatgaacacaaagtaGCATGAAAGGTCAGTGtcaggcaaagaaaaaaagctttcatGCAGTGTTTTCAATCTTGTCATGTGCTACATGTGTCACAGGGTTTGCTCATCGAGCATCTGGGACGGAAAGTGCTCATTACTGGAGGATACACGCTGATGAGTATCTGCTGCATTTTGTTCACTCTGACCATTACTTTTCAGGCACTGAACCACTCCTTGTAAATAAAACACATGTATTGGTGTGATTGGCTGTATCTGACCTCCCTGTCTTCTTTTATTACTCACAGGAGATCAGTCCAGTTTTTCCCTACCTCAGCATGGCTTGTGTTTTTGCCTTTATTCTGAGTTTTGGATTAGGGCCAGGtaacaatttgcaatttgacCAGAAATTGTTACTGGTGTATACATAATCTGATTCTCATATCTTGTCCTCTCCGAAGGTGGTGTGACAAATATCTTGACTATGGAACTGTTCACGCAAAACGCACGGCCGGCAGCCTACATGATTGCAGGCTCCATAAACTggatcagcttcttctttatcAGCATGATCTTCCCTTTTATTGTCGTAAGTAGCCAACGTAATGTAAAACCTCTGAAGTCAAACAAAACCTTGGATGTAGGTGGACATCCAGTTTGCTTAGATTTCTATTACTGTTTACTATAGATAATGCAGTCCTCAAAATGGATGGCACACTGGTTAACATATCTGCCTCACTTTTCTGGAGTGCTGGGTTCAATTCCAACTCTGTCCTTCAGGAGCTAAATTACTGATTATGTAACATTTGTGAATGTGGGTCaagcttgtgtgtttttgtgttttccacAGCTTGGTCTAAAGCAGTACTGTTTTCTGGTGTTTATGGCCATCTGCACCCTGGTGGCACTTTACATATTCTTTATCATTCCTGAAACCAAGAACAAAACATTTCTGGAAATCCAAAACGAGTTTAAGactggaagaaaaaagaagggCCATGGCACTAATGGCTCTGGTATGACACTGTTGTCAACCTCAATGTAACATGTACTGTACCTCATGACTCttgactgaattttttttttgtactcatcACCATGCTGACTTGAATTGTCATATAAATTTCAAGTTTTTGTTATGGGAATGTATTCTTGTTTTCTACACTTTTATTACATGGACTTAAAATTGCCAATAAAGTTCTCTTCAAAACTATGAACTATTAAAAGTACTGATCAAAACCGGTGAGCGAGTTTTAAATTTCTCTAAgtggtggcaaaaacataccTTACATATATGATACACATCATGGGCATTCTGCAAATAAGAATCTCAAAACAATGTACATAGTATTTCTGCTTGGTAATTTTCATTCTAAATTTGCGCTTTATAATGAAAACAATTGAGAGAACCAGGAGTTCTGTAAGAGTGGTAAACGTGGGAATGATTCCAAGGGCCCATGACTGACAGGGACAAATTCAGCGCATTTGCTTGCCTGTCTAAAGTGTCTGTGCTCATCTCCATCACTACAGTTACTCAGTTCTTTAAAAACTCTTCCACTCGCGTAAACTATTGGACACAATATTAACTCTTTTCATTATTCAGCATGCAATGAAAAGATGAAGTTAACTGCCAACATGGTCATCCGCATAGGATTGTGGGATACTATACTACTTTTAGTAGAAATTTAAGGACGTGGCAAACCCATAGCGTTGCTTTAATGTGAGAAAACTATGAGCAATTGTcatcaaaatgaaaatgtgatCATCTTTTACTCATATATCAAGCTCTGAAAATGAGCACATCTCCAGTAGGTGGCGTTCTGGGCAACATATGGCAAAGAAAGCGACGAAGAAGTAGCCCAGTCCAAGATGGCGACCAACTCGATTCACATGCTCGTTTGTTGACAAGTATAAATAATCAAGGTTTTTGCTTCATTTGCGAGTTTACAAACCTACAATATGTCGAGACTTATTGTTAAAAGCCTTCCGAATGGGGTAAGTACTAAATGGTAAAAAGGGACAGCTAAATTTTACGTACGCATATCATTCAACATGAATGTGGAACTTGTGCTCAGATGAAGTCGGAGAGGTTCCGAGAGATGTTTGCAGCCTTTGGAACCGTAACTGACTGCCGCCTCATGTTCACCAAGGATGGCAAGTTCCGCAAGTTTGGCTTTGTCGGATTCAAATGCGAGGAAGAGGCAATTACAGCGTTGAAGCATTTTAATAGGAGTTTCGTGGATACATCCAGAGTGACTGTAAGTTTCCGTGGGCCTGCTGTCTGCTTCACAAGCGATGTGTCCATAGCCACTGATGTGTGActtgatagagaaaaacgtaatttcggtctctttgtgtgttgtgacatgtggagagattgacaataaagctgactttgactttgacttttgactttgattgcaGGTGGAGCTGTGTAAGGCATTTGGTGACCCTACTAAAGCAAAAGCATGGAGCAAACACACTCAGAACTCTGAACCAGACAAAGCAACCACGCAGACTGAAACTGCTAATAAAAAGGTGGGCATGAATTAAGAGAAACTGGCCTGGAATGAAAACTAGAATTAGTGTTTGGAAATGTTACACTCCTGtgctgtattgtactgttttctAATTATATATGTTCTTAGGAGAAGGACAAAAAGGAAAGCAGTGCCCTGAAAAATGTGAGttgctttcaattattttttttatatttaatggGTGTTGGTTACTCATCTGCTCAATTTTAATTATGCATTCACTGGCAACATTAGCTGCACCAGCACAATCTAACTTGCATCCAAAACAAGAGATGAATTAaatgaatataataaaaatgccTGTCAATATGATACATTGCGGTTGTACACACTACAATATCACCTTCccttttttctaaatttcaaaATCTAACCTGTCTGTCTGTATGTATCGTGCGCATCAGCTTGAGGAGGACGAGCAGTTCAAGGAGTTCCTGTCAGTGCATCAGGTTCGGTGCAAAGTACCAACATGGGTGAACGATACAGTGGAGCAGACAGTCGACCCTGACAGTGCCAAGGGAAAAGGCAGGAAGAAGCCGGCTTCTGATGATTACCTCAACTTTGACTCTGACCAGTCGGATGATGAATatgaagagaaaaaagaagacgacgacgatgaggaggaggaggaagacactGGAGATAACTGTAAGGACTTGAGATAAGATGAAAGCTCAATGAGCAATTGCGCAAAAGTTGGACACCTTATATTTGTGGGCTACTTTGTTACGTTTTACATATCGCCAACCAATGTTTTGGAATCCTGCTTGTGCTTTCTAGACACCTCTAAAGAAGCTCTGAAGTCCAGCTTGTCAGATATGGATTATCTGCGCTCAAAGGTGGTACGAACCGTGGACGCCACGGATGAAAGCAACAAGAAGGTTGACAAGCAACAAGGGGAGGAAGAGGATTGTGGACTTGCACAACCCAACGACAGTGTTCACAAGAGTGGGAACCAGGATGACTCCCGCGAGAAGAAAATCCCTATTTCGTCTGAGGAGAAGAAGCAGGGAAAAGCCAAGAAAGATGCAAGGCAAGAGGTGACTAATCGGTCTCATTTACACTTCTGTTTTGGACTATGTGTTTCCTGGTCAGTTTACCCAATTTCCGTTCCAGTTTGAACCAACAACAGAGTTCACAGTTAAGCTGAGAGGACTCCCATTCAATGTTAAAGAGGTGAAGAGACTTTTGTAATTGTTGTGAAAGTTtgtgtagaaaagaaaaaacagggcACTTAGAAATTAATCACACACATCTTATTATGAAACTAGTATGAAATTCGAgaattcatgacaccgctgaagCCCGCTGCCATCCGAATCGCAAGAAATGAACATGGCCACCAAACAGGTATTTTATGGGAAGCATGTTTGATTAAGCTGTACACATTGTTACTTGGCGTTTCTGGGTCTGAAATGCATATGTCCCTTCAtaatcttgtgtgtgttttagggtATGCATATGTAGATCTTCACTCTGCACAAGAAGGTGAAAACGCCTTGAAGAAGAATAAAGACTATATAAGTGAGAGTTCTATCTCATGATTGGAGCCTTTCCAATGTTGTTACATGACACTAATGTCgatggttttgtttgtctttaggaGGCCGCTACATCGAGGTTTTCCGTGTTGAAGCATCCGGACGGAAGACGACTGACCAAAAGGCcgaaaaagttcaacaaaactTCACCCGGAAACTGAAGGAGGACGAGGAAGTAGAGGATGTGGCAGAATCAGGACGCCTTTTTGTCCGAAACCTCCCTTACACGTGCACAGAAGAGGACGTCAAAGAAATATTCTCGAAACACGGCAAGTTGAATCATTGAAAGGGTGATGCATATGTTCCAATTGAAGCTTGCCCATGGCAAATATAATCATGCTCCTTTTGCATTTGGCATTGTCGTAGGTCCTTTAGCCGAGGTGGTCTTCCCCATTGACACTCTAACAAAGAGTCCAAAAGGTTTTGCTTTTATAACGTACATGATTCCTGAAAATGCTGTGGCAGCTTTGGCTCAGCTAGATGGGCATGTATTTCAGGTATGTTTGATAGGATCTCCATAGTTATGATTGTTGAGCCTGCTCTGCATGAAGAAGTTCAAataacactttttgttttttttccagggtaGGATGATTCACGTGATTCCATCCAtaataaagaaggaaaaaagtaaCTCTTCAGAAGCCGGCGGTCCCGGCTCCTCAACTTATAAACGTCAAAAGGATGCAAAAAACAAAGCGTCTAGTTCCAGGTATGCATGTTTGAATTAACGCTCTTCTGATTGTTTGTTTTGCCACCTTTTGATAGAATTCTTTGTTTTTAGTTCACACAACTGGAATACGCTCTTTCTGGGCACCAGCGCAGTGGCCGATACCATTGCGGAAAAATACGCCACCACCAAAAGCAAAGTCTTGGACCATGTAATTTTGTCCTGTTTTCCACACTAATCCTCCAACATACTGGACTTTCAAATCTAAATCCTgcttgactttttgttttgttttgttgctgtCTCTGCAGGAGACAAAGGGAAGCGTTGCAGTACGAATGGCTTTAGGGGAGACCCAGATTGTTCAAGAGACTCGCCAGTTTCTACTAGACAGCGGTGTGAATTTGGATTCCTTTAGTCAGGTATGGTTTGCCTGAAGCACCGGCTCAAGACTggtgacttttttctttttttcccaactCAAGTTACGTTGTCTGGTGTGTAGGCAGCTGCCGAGAGAAGCACAACGGTGATGTTGGTGAAGAACCTTCCAGCCGGCGTGACCGTCTCAGAGCTGGAGGAGCTCTTCTCCACCCATGGCTCTTTGGGCCGAGTGCTGCTGCCGCCTCCCGGCCTTACCGCTCTCGTGGAGTTCCTGGAGCCCACGGAAGCCAAGCGAGCTTTTACAAGACTGGCCTACACCAAGGTACGTTTGACGCCCTTTTAGTTGCGTGTAGCATGCAGGGAGCTGAAACTTAGGGGTTTTGTTTCTGTACCACAGTTTCGTCATGTCCCACTGTATTTGGAGTGGGCGCCCATGGGGGTGTTAGTTGCAGCCAAACCCGCACCAGGTACGATACCACGCTCACTCTCCCTAAAAAATATTTACTATTATTAAATGAACAATAAATGTGTGGACCTGTTCAACCAAGTGAGAGCAAAGGTTGAGGAAGAAAAGAAGGAACAACCAATGGAAGAAAAAggagaggatgaagaagaagaagaggaggaagaagactcTGTTCCTGGTTCCACACTTTTCATCAAGAATCTAAATTTCAGCACAATAGAGAAAACACTTCAAGAGGTACACTTTTGTAATCCTGAGTTATGGAGAAGATGATGTCAGTTTTTCATTCCTGCTCATTTGTCGTTTTAGACTTTCTCAAAATGTGGCAAGGTGAAGTCATGCACAATCTCCAAGAAAAAACATAAAACTGGTAATTATGATCAAATGCACATGTAGTAGTGAAGAGAACTGATTTACTGTATTTAGGTAtttgagtttctttttttttaagtgatatTTGCTTTGGCTTTTAGGCAAAATGCTGTCAATGGGCTATGGATTTGTTCAGTATCATACCACTGAGGCAGCACAGAAAGCCTTGCGACAGCTCCAGGTATTTGGATTTGCGTTCTCGCTATTGCTGGTTAAAACTTGCCATTGCCTCATCTGTAGGTCACATGATTCTTACTTTCGCATTTTCTCCAGCGCTGCAATGTTGATGGACATTGCTTAGAACTGAAGATTTCAGCGAGAGCTACaaggtaaaaataaaagataaatgCCTTGTGCTCTCATTGTGGGGATTTGGAAACTGATTTCActattatttgttttgttttttttcttataggaCTGCTGAAGTGTCACACAAGAAAAAACAGGTGCAGAAGAAGCAGACGGGATCAAAGATCCTTGTGCGAAATGTCCCTTTCGAAGCGACTGTCAAGGAAGTTCGAGAACTCTTCTGGTAGCagctacatacacacacagcgaCTGTATATGAGTCACTTTGTCGATGGACACTGCGATGATCTACTCATTCTTTCTCAGTACATTTGGAGAGCTGAAGACAGTCCGCCTTCCCAAAAAAATAGCGGGAACCGGGAGTCATAGAGGTTTTGGCTTTGTTGACTTTATCACCAAGCAGGATGCCAAGGTTTGGGCAAACACACTGCATTTGTCTCTCACAGTCACTCGTGTAATTGACTACAGAATTTGACTGGTGATGTCCTCATCTTTATCTCCAGAAAGCATTTGCTGCCTTGTGTCACAGCACTCATCTTTACGGAAGACGCCTTGTGCTGGAGTGGGCTGATACGGAGGAAACAGTAGAGACACTGAGACGGAAAACAGCTGAACATTTTCACGGTAAATGATTTGAAAAGTGTGCGTGATTAGTGCCATCGGGGGAATCATTTGTCTCacctttttaatttatttctaaTTTTAGTGGACAGCAAAAAGAAACGGAAGGCAGGGATGCTGGGGGAAATTCTGGAAGATATGGAAACTCCACATGATGCGGAGGACTGAAAGTGATGTTGCCTATATTGAAGTCATAAAGAATTGAGGGGTTAGAGATGTGTTGTCGCTCAATCTGAAGATTGGGAGTTTGATTCCTCATGACCACCTCACAGCCTGTTGAGGTATTCTTGAGCAACATACCCCAATTTTGCTGGATCTGAGCATGTGAATCCACTACAATTCATGCCACCATCATTAGCCATTATGTTAATAAAGTATGGTAAAAGAGGTGTTAGGAATTACATTTAAAACAGTCTTGATCTCATATGAGGGTCTATTCAGTGTAGATCAgttttatttaaagaaaaaaataaccttTTATTTCATGATACAGATGTTTtgtacagaatttttaaaaatctgttttaaataaaatgtttaaatgtgCTTCCGTGTGCTGTTGTCAAACGTGCTATTACAGATTAGACTGTTCACTATGAAATGTAGTCCATTGTTTATGGGGCCCGTCTGCCACATCCAAGATGGCAGCTCA
This genomic window contains:
- the rbm19 gene encoding probable RNA-binding protein 19, yielding MSRLIVKSLPNGMKSERFREMFAAFGTVTDCRLMFTKDGKFRKFGFVGFKCEEEAITALKHFNRSFVDTSRVTVELCKAFGDPTKAKAWSKHTQNSEPDKATTQTETANKKEKDKKESSALKNLEEDEQFKEFLSVHQVRCKVPTWVNDTVEQTVDPDSAKGKGRKKPASDDYLNFDSDQSDDEYEEKKEDDDDEEEEEDTGDNYTSKEALKSSLSDMDYLRSKVVRTVDATDESNKKVDKQQGEEEDCGLAQPNDSVHKSGNQDDSREKKIPISSEEKKQGKAKKDARQEFEPTTEFTVKLRGLPFNVKEYEIREFMTPLKPAAIRIARNEHGHQTGYAYVDLHSAQEGENALKKNKDYIRGRYIEVFRVEASGRKTTDQKAEKVQQNFTRKLKEDEEVEDVAESGRLFVRNLPYTCTEEDVKEIFSKHGPLAEVVFPIDTLTKSPKGFAFITYMIPENAVAALAQLDGHVFQGRMIHVIPSIIKKEKSNSSEAGGPGSSTYKRQKDAKNKASSSSSHNWNTLFLGTSAVADTIAEKYATTKSKVLDHETKGSVAVRMALGETQIVQETRQFLLDSGVNLDSFSQAAAERSTTVMLVKNLPAGVTVSELEELFSTHGSLGRVLLPPPGLTALVEFLEPTEAKRAFTRLAYTKFRHVPLYLEWAPMGVLVAAKPAPVRAKVEEEKKEQPMEEKGEDEEEEEEEEDSVPGSTLFIKNLNFSTIEKTLQETFSKCGKVKSCTISKKKHKTGKMLSMGYGFVQYHTTEAAQKALRQLQRCNVDGHCLELKISARATRTAEVSHKKKQVQKKQTGSKILVRNVPFEATVKEVRELFCTFGELKTVRLPKKIAGTGSHRGFGFVDFITKQDAKKAFAALCHSTHLYGRRLVLEWADTEETVETLRRKTAEHFHVDSKKKRKAGMLGEILEDMETPHDAED